One stretch of Chitinophaga pendula DNA includes these proteins:
- a CDS encoding LytR/AlgR family response regulator transcription factor, whose product MEDNKIKCLVVDDEPLAKEVLIKYIGQLETLSLAGSCDNAIDTLLFLQQHKVDLLFLDIQMPRLSGIDLLRTLTYRPKVIFTTAFREYALEGFELNVLDYLLKPISFERFLMAINKYHATSAILPVVPYPVATEVTTGISAAPFMYIKVDKKMVKIFLRDILYIEGLKDYIKVKTIDRSLVTYQRLTYLEEKLPDTHFLRIHRSYIIALDKISSFSNTLIEIGQEELPIGRQYKPEVMKALGVTE is encoded by the coding sequence ATGGAGGACAATAAGATCAAATGCCTGGTAGTAGATGATGAGCCTTTGGCCAAGGAGGTGCTGATAAAATATATCGGGCAGCTGGAAACGCTTTCGCTGGCCGGTAGTTGTGATAATGCGATAGATACGTTATTGTTCCTGCAACAGCATAAAGTGGACCTGCTGTTCCTGGATATCCAGATGCCACGTCTCAGTGGCATTGACCTGCTCCGGACATTGACATATCGACCGAAGGTGATCTTCACTACTGCATTCCGGGAATATGCGCTGGAAGGTTTTGAGCTGAATGTGCTGGACTATCTATTGAAACCTATCTCCTTTGAGCGGTTCCTGATGGCGATCAATAAATATCATGCGACCAGTGCGATATTGCCTGTTGTCCCCTACCCGGTAGCTACTGAAGTGACGACTGGTATTTCCGCGGCCCCTTTCATGTATATCAAAGTGGATAAAAAGATGGTAAAGATATTTCTCCGTGATATTCTATATATAGAGGGTTTGAAGGATTATATAAAGGTAAAGACGATCGACCGGTCACTGGTGACCTATCAGCGTCTTACTTACCTGGAGGAGAAGTTACCCGACACGCATTTTTTACGTATTCACCGTTCTTATATCATCGCGCTGGATAAGATATCTTCTTTCAGCAATACGCTGATTGAGATCGGGCAGGAGGAGTTGCCGATAGGGCGGCAATATAAACCGGAGGTGATGAAAGCTTTGGGTGTTACTGAATAG
- a CDS encoding amidohydrolase family protein, which produces MRKPYLLLILLISLLNANVIFAQTTLLKNATLIDGTGKAPRQNTDILIQGPNIAAVGNSLPSKGATVIDLKGKTVIPSFIVTHAHAGTLKGLTTPPGNYSRDNLLRQLIRYQDYGITQVLAMGTDRPLIFQTGFRDSSVAGLLPGARLHSAGYGFTIPGGAPPPPFPMDLLYRPANAGEVPAQMEQLAKVKPAVVKIWVDDFGGGTPKMTPEVYTAIIWEAHRHHLRVASHLYYLEDARKLIAAGVDIIAHSIRDKDVDQDILQAMKQKGVIYIPTLSLDEYAYIYARRPEWIDDAFFKAALEPGVYEMITAEKYQQQLQAGYDKNLKAFKTAQRNLKKIHDAGILVSFGTDSGANPVRAQGFSEHLELELMVQAGLTPVQAITVATGNAARTLKIDRQTGTIEKGKLADLLILDGNPADDIKNTRKITAVYKAGQQVSQGPLEKNAIQ; this is translated from the coding sequence ATGCGGAAACCTTATCTACTCCTGATACTGCTCATCAGCTTGTTAAATGCTAATGTTATTTTCGCCCAGACGACATTACTCAAAAATGCAACCCTTATCGATGGTACCGGTAAAGCACCGCGGCAAAATACAGACATCCTGATACAGGGTCCCAACATTGCCGCCGTCGGAAATAGCCTGCCATCCAAAGGTGCGACGGTCATAGACCTCAAAGGAAAAACTGTTATCCCTTCCTTTATAGTTACCCACGCCCACGCAGGCACCCTGAAAGGCCTTACAACACCTCCCGGCAACTATAGCCGGGACAACCTCCTGCGTCAGCTAATTCGTTATCAGGACTATGGTATCACGCAAGTGCTCGCAATGGGTACCGACAGGCCGCTGATCTTCCAGACCGGCTTCCGGGATTCATCAGTTGCTGGCCTGCTGCCGGGTGCCCGCCTGCACTCCGCAGGATATGGTTTTACCATACCTGGTGGCGCACCGCCCCCGCCGTTCCCCATGGACCTGCTATACCGCCCCGCCAATGCCGGTGAAGTGCCTGCCCAAATGGAACAACTGGCCAAAGTAAAACCTGCTGTCGTAAAGATATGGGTCGACGACTTCGGCGGCGGCACCCCTAAAATGACGCCAGAAGTCTATACCGCCATCATCTGGGAAGCACATCGACATCACTTGCGGGTAGCCTCACATCTGTATTACCTGGAAGACGCCCGCAAACTGATCGCCGCCGGCGTAGACATCATCGCTCACAGCATCCGGGACAAAGACGTAGACCAGGATATCCTACAGGCGATGAAGCAAAAAGGAGTCATTTACATCCCCACACTATCGCTGGATGAATATGCCTATATCTATGCCCGCAGACCAGAATGGATAGATGATGCGTTTTTTAAAGCTGCCCTCGAACCGGGCGTATACGAGATGATCACCGCAGAAAAATACCAGCAACAGCTGCAGGCGGGCTATGACAAAAACCTCAAAGCATTTAAGACCGCCCAACGTAATCTGAAGAAAATCCACGACGCGGGAATACTGGTGTCCTTCGGCACAGATTCCGGCGCAAACCCGGTACGCGCACAGGGCTTCTCCGAACACCTCGAGTTAGAGCTCATGGTACAGGCCGGACTAACGCCCGTTCAGGCCATCACCGTAGCAACCGGCAATGCCGCCCGCACATTGAAAATAGATCGTCAGACAGGCACTATAGAAAAAGGTAAACTTGCAGATCTGCTCATCCTCGATGGCAATCCAGCCGATGATATAAAAAATACAAGGAAGATAACAGCCGTTTACAAAGCCGGTCAACAGGTTAGCCAAGGGCCACTGGAAAAAAACGCTATTCAGTAA
- a CDS encoding GNAT family N-acetyltransferase, which translates to MTIIPDISIREEQEGDRALVFEINKQAFGRPEEAMLVDQLRKSAAFIPELSLVAVVHSKVVGHILFTQIKIHHPDQALPYTTALALAPLAVLPGFQHNGIGGALITNGLRIATALGHNAVIVMGHEAYYPKFGFIPAEKWQIKAPFEVPESNFMAVELIPHALDHAAGTVEYAREFGIM; encoded by the coding sequence ATGACAATAATACCCGATATTTCAATCAGAGAAGAGCAAGAAGGGGACCGTGCGTTGGTTTTTGAGATCAACAAACAAGCCTTTGGCCGACCGGAAGAGGCGATGTTGGTGGACCAATTGAGAAAGAGCGCGGCATTTATCCCCGAATTATCATTAGTAGCGGTGGTTCACTCGAAGGTAGTGGGGCATATTCTTTTTACGCAAATAAAGATCCATCATCCGGATCAGGCACTCCCTTATACGACGGCGCTGGCATTGGCTCCGCTGGCAGTGCTACCTGGGTTTCAGCACAATGGTATTGGCGGAGCATTGATTACTAACGGGTTGCGTATTGCTACGGCGTTAGGGCATAATGCCGTTATTGTCATGGGGCATGAGGCCTATTATCCGAAGTTTGGTTTTATACCCGCGGAGAAGTGGCAGATCAAGGCACCTTTTGAGGTACCGGAGAGTAATTTTATGGCGGTGGAGCTGATCCCTCATGCATTGGATCATGCGGCAGGTACGGTGGAATATGCCCGGGAATTTGGTATCATGTAG
- a CDS encoding type 1 glutamine amidotransferase domain-containing protein, whose amino-acid sequence MSKKILFVVTSHDKKGSTGEPTGFYLGEVSHPWEVLSAAGYDIDFVSPQGGQAPVDGFDLKDPVNKKFWEDPAYHEKITHTMTPDQVKPEAYAAIYYAGGHGAMWDLADNTALAGIAARIYEQNGIVGAVCHGPAGLVNVKLSNGKYLVAGKKVNAFTNEEETAVKLDKIVPFLLEDKLKERGARFEKAGRWQAHVVSDQRLITGQNPQSAKGVGEAILTALK is encoded by the coding sequence ATGAGCAAGAAGATCCTTTTCGTAGTAACCAGTCATGACAAAAAAGGCAGTACCGGAGAACCTACCGGTTTCTACCTGGGAGAAGTATCCCATCCCTGGGAAGTCCTCTCCGCTGCCGGGTACGATATTGACTTTGTTAGCCCTCAGGGCGGACAAGCACCTGTAGATGGATTCGATCTCAAAGATCCGGTAAATAAGAAATTCTGGGAAGACCCTGCCTACCACGAGAAAATTACTCATACCATGACTCCCGATCAGGTAAAACCGGAAGCCTACGCAGCTATCTATTATGCGGGCGGACATGGAGCAATGTGGGACCTGGCTGATAATACGGCGCTCGCCGGCATCGCCGCCCGCATATATGAACAAAATGGAATAGTAGGTGCCGTTTGTCACGGACCTGCCGGCCTCGTCAATGTTAAACTCAGTAATGGTAAATACCTGGTGGCGGGTAAAAAAGTAAATGCCTTTACCAACGAAGAAGAGACTGCCGTCAAACTTGATAAAATAGTACCATTCCTGCTGGAAGATAAACTGAAAGAAAGAGGTGCCCGCTTTGAGAAAGCTGGCCGCTGGCAAGCTCATGTCGTGTCAGACCAACGGCTGATCACCGGACAAAATCCCCAGTCCGCCAAAGGGGTAGGAGAGGCCATATTGACGGCATTAAAATAA
- a CDS encoding Crp/Fnr family transcriptional regulator, translating to MSELFKAHIARIVTITDEEFAYVLSHFKVKRLKKHQFLIQEGEIVLNDHWVEKGLLKAYHTDEDGKERILQFAMEDWWISDYQALANSTRATLQIDCIENAQLLVLSAENREKLCNELHSMANFFRKKSNAGYNALLKRILLLLNKDPKSRYDQLLQLNPLLLQRVPKTLLASYLGVSRQALSRLNQD from the coding sequence ATGAGTGAATTGTTCAAAGCACATATTGCCCGGATCGTAACCATCACCGACGAAGAATTTGCATACGTATTGTCACATTTTAAGGTGAAACGGCTGAAGAAACATCAGTTCCTTATCCAGGAAGGAGAGATCGTCCTGAATGACCATTGGGTGGAAAAAGGACTATTGAAAGCCTATCATACTGACGAAGATGGAAAGGAACGGATCTTGCAATTCGCGATGGAAGATTGGTGGATATCCGATTACCAGGCATTGGCCAACAGTACCAGGGCTACCTTGCAGATCGACTGCATAGAAAATGCACAGCTCCTGGTACTGTCTGCAGAAAACAGGGAAAAGCTGTGTAATGAACTACATAGCATGGCCAATTTCTTCCGCAAAAAATCAAATGCCGGTTATAACGCGCTTCTTAAACGAATACTGCTCCTGCTCAATAAAGACCCCAAGTCAAGATATGATCAGTTATTGCAGCTGAATCCCCTTTTGCTGCAACGTGTACCCAAAACATTACTGGCTTCCTATCTCGGCGTCTCCCGGCAAGCACTCAGCCGCCTTAATCAGGATTAA
- a CDS encoding glycoside hydrolase family protein, translating to MKRRQFLQHMTAGIVLPGLLGLKDSYARGWQESFADKLLPAPVGGGFMMEGYWIWDPSVIKGEDGRYHMFASRWSKEVGFGNWVTNSEIVRAVSDTPVGPYTFVETVLPARGGPYFDGRVTHNPRITKYGKQYLLYYMGTTYDFAIPDNKDDVWADGRAQRAWMNKRIGLAVADKITGPWKRVDTPVIQPRKGKWDASITSNPSPVVKPDGNVYLMYKSSSKDHHPPLLLGAAQSKGGYNGPYERLSDEPVFAFHSKENMDNDVEDPFVWWAGNRFELIMKDRFGHICGEEGGGIHASSRDGIKWQLSSPVKAYSRQVKWTDGSTTRQANFERPFLLFEQGVPTHLFAATGSGPGLYQVDKTWNMVIPLRHGGI from the coding sequence ATGAAAAGAAGGCAGTTTTTACAACATATGACCGCTGGTATTGTGCTGCCCGGCTTATTGGGCTTGAAGGATAGTTATGCCCGGGGGTGGCAGGAATCCTTTGCGGATAAATTGTTGCCTGCGCCGGTGGGTGGAGGTTTTATGATGGAGGGCTATTGGATATGGGATCCTTCTGTTATAAAAGGAGAAGACGGGCGTTATCATATGTTTGCTTCCCGCTGGTCAAAAGAAGTAGGATTTGGCAACTGGGTGACCAATTCCGAGATCGTGCGTGCCGTATCTGATACTCCCGTGGGGCCTTATACGTTTGTAGAGACTGTATTGCCTGCCAGAGGCGGTCCATATTTTGACGGGCGTGTTACGCATAATCCACGGATCACGAAGTACGGGAAGCAATATTTGTTGTACTATATGGGTACTACTTATGATTTTGCCATACCTGATAATAAGGACGATGTATGGGCCGATGGACGAGCCCAGCGTGCTTGGATGAATAAGCGGATAGGCCTTGCCGTGGCCGACAAGATCACGGGCCCCTGGAAGCGGGTGGATACACCTGTGATCCAACCCAGGAAAGGTAAGTGGGATGCTTCTATCACCTCCAATCCCTCTCCGGTAGTAAAACCGGATGGGAATGTGTACCTGATGTACAAATCATCTTCCAAGGATCACCATCCACCGCTATTATTGGGGGCAGCCCAATCAAAAGGAGGATACAATGGTCCTTATGAACGTTTATCTGATGAGCCGGTGTTTGCGTTTCACAGTAAGGAGAATATGGATAACGACGTGGAGGACCCATTTGTCTGGTGGGCTGGTAATCGTTTCGAGCTGATCATGAAAGACCGGTTCGGACATATCTGCGGGGAAGAGGGCGGAGGCATTCATGCCAGTTCGCGGGACGGGATCAAGTGGCAGTTATCAAGCCCTGTTAAGGCTTATTCCCGACAGGTAAAATGGACCGACGGCAGCACCACCCGGCAGGCCAATTTTGAACGACCCTTTCTTTTATTTGAGCAAGGAGTGCCCACGCATCTTTTTGCTGCCACGGGTTCGGGACCTGGGCTTTACCAAGTGGACAAGACCTGGAATATGGTCATCCCATTGCGGCACGGAGGTATTTAA
- a CDS encoding DUF4180 domain-containing protein has product MEIILHNINGHTIAQIQSDGIAIHNTADALDVIGNVRYQGAGSIIVESGQLHPDFFDLKTGVAGDILQKFSTYDTRLAIVGDFSIFNSNALRDFIYESNKGGRVNFVATIAEAREKLSK; this is encoded by the coding sequence ATGGAAATCATCTTACATAATATCAACGGACATACCATAGCGCAAATACAATCTGATGGGATCGCCATCCACAATACAGCAGACGCGCTTGATGTGATAGGCAATGTGCGATATCAGGGAGCTGGTAGCATTATCGTGGAATCCGGTCAATTACATCCTGATTTCTTCGATCTGAAAACCGGTGTCGCGGGAGACATTCTACAGAAATTTTCCACTTATGATACCCGGCTGGCTATAGTAGGTGACTTTTCTATTTTTAACAGTAATGCTTTACGTGACTTTATTTACGAGAGTAATAAAGGCGGGAGGGTCAATTTTGTGGCGACGATCGCTGAAGCACGGGAGAAGCTTTCAAAATAG
- a CDS encoding DUF481 domain-containing protein — protein MIKRIVLLILLSGYSVICHAQFSDSVNYYIKYASTGSINRTNDGNSYLLNNNMRFRISKKKISLNAAAGYIYGKNNQALTNDDISAAVDFSVFRSKDYFYYWGLANFDKSFSLKINRRFQGGVGVAYDIIHRPNATLNISDGVLFENSDLFLKDTIPDVYHTFRNSLRILYRWVIKDIVVLEGTHFLQNSLSHGNDFIIKSNTSLSVKLRSWLSITAALNYNKLNRTDRENLLINYGVAIEKYF, from the coding sequence ATGATCAAACGTATTGTATTGTTGATACTGTTATCCGGATACAGTGTTATTTGCCATGCGCAGTTCAGCGACTCCGTTAACTACTATATAAAATATGCTTCTACAGGATCCATCAACCGTACCAATGATGGGAATTCTTACCTGCTGAATAACAATATGCGTTTCAGGATCAGCAAAAAAAAGATCAGTCTGAATGCCGCAGCAGGATATATTTATGGTAAGAATAACCAGGCGCTGACGAATGATGATATTTCGGCGGCTGTGGACTTTAGTGTATTCCGGTCCAAGGACTATTTCTATTACTGGGGGCTGGCTAACTTTGACAAGAGCTTTTCGCTGAAGATCAATCGCAGGTTTCAGGGAGGCGTTGGTGTGGCATATGATATTATTCATCGTCCTAATGCCACATTGAATATCAGTGATGGGGTATTATTTGAAAACAGCGATCTGTTCCTTAAGGATACGATCCCGGATGTTTATCATACTTTCCGTAATTCGCTCCGCATATTATACCGTTGGGTAATCAAAGATATCGTCGTGCTGGAAGGCACTCACTTCCTACAAAATTCGCTCTCACACGGTAATGACTTTATCATCAAAAGTAATACGAGTCTATCGGTAAAACTGCGTTCCTGGCTGAGTATCACGGCTGCACTGAACTACAACAAACTAAACAGGACGGACAGGGAGAACCTGCTGATCAATTATGGCGTGGCGATAGAGAAGTATTTTTAA
- a CDS encoding multidrug effflux MFS transporter: MTDIKTRPAFWLLILLVGFPQIAETIYTPSLPALASRLRTDDNWIQASLSIYFVGFAIGFVLWGWLADRMGRRPAILYGILLFIVGSLGCLLVTHIHLFLLSRLIQAVGAATGAVVTQTMIRDCYDEQQRSLIFARMFAVLACSPAIGPLLGGYMVNYGGITAVFTLLTGMGTVIGACAWYSLPETGKEIGRVKFRAAGMMIQMAADRHVIALGALVGIMYGMIFCFYAESPFVFIDHLRCSPAQYGWIGMCESSSAILAAQLNRSLMRRNPSMLIIQSGLWVMLSGSLVMTGTCLLPGLTTIPFIIGFAGGMFIILCGTGLAMPHCLSAGLSHYKMAIGTAGALFGLYYYVVTGGIMGVMSVLHSEYISVMPCLFIILATIALIIHLVAVKRAWYRT, translated from the coding sequence ATGACAGACATAAAGACGCGGCCGGCATTCTGGCTGCTGATTTTGCTGGTGGGCTTTCCGCAGATTGCTGAAACTATCTATACCCCTTCGTTACCTGCACTGGCTTCCAGGCTGCGTACAGATGATAACTGGATACAGGCAAGCCTGAGTATCTACTTTGTGGGTTTTGCCATCGGTTTTGTCTTGTGGGGATGGCTAGCCGACAGGATGGGACGTCGCCCTGCCATTCTCTATGGCATATTGCTATTTATTGTGGGATCATTGGGTTGTTTGCTGGTTACACATATCCACCTATTCCTGCTAAGCCGGTTGATACAGGCAGTAGGCGCAGCTACAGGTGCCGTCGTCACGCAGACGATGATACGTGACTGTTACGACGAACAGCAACGGTCGCTGATATTCGCCCGTATGTTTGCCGTGTTAGCATGCTCCCCGGCTATAGGACCATTGCTGGGTGGTTATATGGTGAATTATGGGGGGATTACGGCTGTATTCACGCTATTGACCGGTATGGGAACAGTGATCGGAGCGTGCGCATGGTATTCATTACCTGAAACCGGTAAGGAAATAGGCCGCGTGAAATTTAGAGCTGCCGGGATGATGATACAGATGGCTGCAGATCGGCATGTCATCGCACTGGGGGCACTGGTAGGGATCATGTATGGTATGATCTTCTGTTTCTATGCAGAATCCCCTTTTGTATTTATTGATCATCTTAGATGCAGCCCTGCACAGTATGGTTGGATCGGCATGTGTGAGTCTTCTTCCGCCATATTAGCTGCACAACTGAATAGGAGTCTCATGCGCAGAAATCCCTCCATGTTGATTATTCAATCCGGGTTATGGGTGATGCTTTCAGGTAGCTTGGTGATGACAGGGACGTGTCTGTTACCCGGTCTCACGACTATACCTTTTATAATCGGATTTGCGGGCGGAATGTTTATTATACTTTGTGGAACCGGTTTAGCAATGCCTCATTGCCTTAGTGCAGGTTTGTCACATTATAAGATGGCTATCGGGACAGCCGGAGCATTGTTCGGATTATATTACTATGTTGTTACAGGAGGAATTATGGGAGTCATGAGTGTGTTACATTCAGAATACATAAGTGTCATGCCTTGTTTATTTATTATACTGGCAACCATCGCCTTGATAATACACTTAGTAGCGGTCAAAAGGGCCTGGTATAGAACATAA
- a CDS encoding Mpo1 family 2-hydroxy fatty acid dioxygenase: MKTIHQWLDEYGSSHRNATNKTIHWICVPAIFFSVVGFLYEIKLPFTLWGETMNIAAVVLLLVIFYYARLSPSLAVGMLLIGLLCFWLCYQIEHSGIAVWKVSLVIFVLAWIGQFIGHKIEGHKPSFFKDLQFLLIGPAWLLSFIYRKLSLKI; this comes from the coding sequence ATGAAAACTATCCATCAGTGGTTGGATGAGTACGGTAGCAGCCACCGTAACGCCACTAACAAAACGATCCACTGGATTTGTGTGCCTGCTATTTTCTTCAGCGTAGTAGGATTCCTGTATGAAATCAAATTACCTTTTACCCTATGGGGAGAGACCATGAATATCGCGGCGGTCGTATTGCTGCTGGTGATTTTCTACTATGCAAGACTGTCGCCTTCCCTTGCAGTAGGCATGCTACTGATTGGGCTGCTATGTTTTTGGTTATGTTATCAGATTGAACATAGTGGAATCGCTGTATGGAAAGTATCCCTGGTCATTTTTGTATTAGCCTGGATAGGACAGTTCATCGGGCATAAAATAGAAGGCCATAAGCCGTCCTTCTTTAAAGATTTACAATTTCTCCTCATAGGACCTGCTTGGTTATTAAGTTTTATCTATCGAAAGCTCAGTCTTAAAATATAA
- a CDS encoding MFS transporter: MSQILEKPRLPLSSIWNMSLGFLGIQFGFALQNGNASRILQKFGADVEHLSLFWLAAPLTGIIVQPIIGHYSDRTWNRLGRRKPYFLVGAILSALGLMLLPNASVLTSVLPPIFIGAGILMMMDASFNVAMEPFRALVADNLPDSQRNAGFSIQTFLIGIGAVLGSWLPYLLAEYGGVAKTAPEGQVEQNVIYSFYIGAAVLLGAILWTVITTKEYSPAEHAKYHPESNEEQQKGLLNIFKDFSSMPAAMRQLGLVQFFSWFALFSMWVFTTPAIAQHVYNVAPGDVSSAAYADAGNWVGILFGVYNGVSAIYALLLPGIARRTSRKAAHAFSLTMGGIGLIAVFFIHEPMALIFPMIGIGMAWGSILAMPYAILSAHIPAHKMGVYMGIFNFFITFPQIVNGLLGGFIIKYCFNGEAIYALVLAGVCMLCAAAIVMRNKER; encoded by the coding sequence ATGAGTCAAATATTGGAAAAGCCCAGGCTGCCGCTCAGCAGTATCTGGAATATGAGCCTGGGATTTCTGGGCATTCAGTTCGGCTTCGCGTTACAGAATGGTAACGCTTCGAGAATATTACAGAAATTCGGCGCAGATGTAGAACATCTGTCCCTTTTCTGGCTGGCTGCCCCGCTCACAGGGATCATCGTTCAACCTATCATCGGACATTACAGCGACCGTACCTGGAATCGCTTGGGACGCCGTAAACCCTACTTCCTGGTTGGCGCCATCCTGAGTGCATTGGGATTGATGTTGTTGCCCAATGCTAGTGTATTGACTTCCGTATTACCTCCTATATTTATCGGGGCAGGCATTCTGATGATGATGGATGCATCGTTCAATGTTGCCATGGAGCCATTCAGGGCACTGGTAGCAGACAATCTGCCTGACAGCCAGCGTAATGCAGGATTCTCTATCCAGACATTCCTGATAGGGATAGGGGCGGTACTGGGTTCCTGGTTGCCCTACCTGCTGGCAGAATATGGTGGCGTAGCTAAAACGGCACCAGAAGGACAGGTAGAGCAGAATGTGATCTATTCCTTCTACATAGGAGCAGCAGTATTGCTAGGAGCTATCCTCTGGACCGTCATTACGACAAAAGAATATTCTCCTGCAGAACATGCGAAGTACCACCCGGAAAGTAATGAAGAACAACAGAAAGGGCTGTTAAACATATTTAAGGATTTCTCCAGTATGCCGGCAGCTATGCGGCAACTGGGGCTGGTACAGTTTTTTAGCTGGTTTGCCTTGTTTTCAATGTGGGTGTTCACTACACCAGCTATTGCCCAACATGTCTATAATGTTGCTCCCGGAGATGTATCGTCTGCCGCCTATGCAGATGCGGGCAACTGGGTAGGTATATTATTCGGTGTTTACAATGGTGTGTCTGCGATCTACGCGCTGTTATTGCCCGGCATTGCCCGCCGTACCAGTCGCAAAGCCGCGCATGCGTTTTCGTTGACTATGGGAGGAATTGGTCTTATTGCCGTCTTTTTCATTCATGAGCCAATGGCCTTGATATTCCCCATGATAGGTATTGGTATGGCATGGGGAAGCATATTAGCAATGCCATATGCCATCTTATCCGCTCATATCCCAGCGCATAAAATGGGCGTATACATGGGCATTTTCAACTTCTTTATCACCTTCCCCCAGATCGTCAATGGACTGTTAGGTGGCTTCATCATCAAATATTGCTTTAACGGAGAAGCGATCTACGCGCTGGTACTGGCAGGTGTTTGTATGTTATGCGCAGCAGCTATCGTGATGCGTAATAAAGAAAGATAA